The window CCCTCCTACACTTGCATCTATATTACTTGCGATTTTTTTCTGCAcgaatcatgtgcccaaaaaaTCAGCCACAGAGACAGCCATCCATCCCTCATAGTATAGACCAATGAATGCTTTTGCAAGGCTTATGACACACAAAATTTATCTTCGAAGGAAGTCCCAATTTCACCTACAAATGTGAATATTGCGATTTCGAAATGCATCCTCTGGCTGCAGCTGCAATGCTTGGTGTTGAGATCAAAACCAAACACAAGAGTCATCCACCTCACCCTCTCGTGGCTCTTCGTAGAAGGATTTGGTCTTCGTGTGATGGTTGTGGGGAGATGCATGAAGGTTTCTTCTACTCGTGCCAACTCTGTGATTTCTGGATTCATCAAGCCTGAACCATACTGCCTACCGCTATTAGGCTCCCCTCTCGTCCTCTTCCTCTGCTTCTCATATATTCTATTCCTGACAATATACGGTCTGATGAGTGCATAGTTTGCGACCAACCCATGCTTCGTACCCATAACGCCATCTATATCTGTCCCCAAACTGTGAGATTTTCTCAGGTCAGATGTGGACTACACAAAGTTCAATCCGGTACGTAATGACCGTATATATAACTCATTCACTTGACTTCATAATATCTATTAACTCTATATTCATTGCAGAAACAAAGCTAGAGTTGATCCAACTGCCAGATGACAAGTTGGACACATTTCCAAGTTTGGAGATCCGTACATTCTCGCAGGGAAACCAAACAGATAATATTGGTGATGGAGATAAGAAGCTTGCAATTGATAATTTTCACAAGCAATCCTAGTTGGTGATGAGGCAGAggatcataattataattataattataattataattataattataaaaaattagtgtgTGACCATTCCATCTCAACTTTAGAGTACATTTTTCTCTGCTCTCTTTCTCTTAGTTTTTTGTCTCTATATCTAgctcaaatattaatattctgCGATATTTCTCTTAATATCAGCAGAAGTCCATATGTTTGCCAGTGACCAACCTTCGTGGATCTCTAACCTAGCTCACTTTGACTCTATTACAAGGAGACTAAAGAAGAACAGAAACCTTAATTCTAGCCTCCGAAATTGGTGCCCCCTACAGCAGAGGAAGAACCGATTTTTCGCTGCTCTCTTCTTCTTAGTTttttgtctcactttgactcTTATATTCCTGCTATATTTGTCCACTGAAAATGGAGGAATATGAGTCTGGGAATATGTCAACAAATCTAAGGTCGAATACAGACACGACACATAAAGAAGGTGCGAGCCATATCGATTATCCCTTTAGATTCACTTAATTTGCTTTGTGTTAATTAAATGTGTTATTTCATGTGATCTATGTATAAACACGAAAATGAGTTAATTTACGTAATCACCTAGATAGATTCTAATTTGCCAGTTTATTTGAATGCACAATTTTCGTTATGCAATCCATTCTTTGAGCAAAAAAttctaaacaaaaatactaaaGTGGACGAATCTTCTGCTGGATGAGATATAGAACGATTTCAATCTTCTGTGAGTGGATcccaatatatttatatctatctCTGGCTCTACAAAGAGAGATGGACTTTCCAAGATGACTGCATGATAATTTTGTAGCTTAGATCACAGAAATGAGCCAAAGGGGTCAATTTATAATGTGAAGAAcgattgaaatatgataaaaatttgaattttgttaagTATTTATGTAGTGGGAAGAGATTGGTTTTAAAGGGACGGAAATATCCAAAAAACTCTTTATGGGTCGTTGAGAAAGTCAGATCACCCCTGGTTGGTTAGCGGGGTGCTGGGAGGCTTTTGTTCTCGATGGTGCAAGTCAGTGGGTTCGTGAGCATTAACTGCGGTCCGCTTGTTTTGCTCGATGACCgacatgttttgtgaaaaGGCAACAACTTTGTTTATGGACTCGGATTGAGTCGTACAAGATGTCCACTTAAGTTCTTTCGAAGATGAAGATAATAGTAGTCTAAATGTGAGTTTATAAATCATCATTTTTggtcatttaatttattttcattttaaaccTAAATAATATCGAACCCtgcattaatttaatttttgtctaaattttaattaaataaatagttaaagtgttgaaaaagtaaagtaagagaaagaataatgtagagaagagtcttatctatcatattctctctcttactttactttttctccactttaattattttttcaaaacgagtgcgcaaaatgaaatgtctctattactatggaacggaaggagtacccaactttaattttttttactacttatatataaatacattcctcataaaataaaattgaagccGGTGTAGTGTCCGAGTGTTCCAGAAGCTCGCCTCACAATCCTGAAGTCTCGTGATCCACCACTCCTGAACgcataaattcaattttttttttcgatctattagatactccctccgtcccaaggaagatgaccccttccttgggcggcacgggattttatgcatgcagttatattttttgtggtaagaggagagagtaaataaagtagaggaaataaagtagagataaaggtgtttccattttaagtaatggatcatcttgattgggacaaaccgAAAAGGaaagacggagggagtatttgtttagtACACTGTCGAACAGATAGCACACTAACTGAACATTGTTCGGTCCCGAGTCCGATTCTATGTTCGGGCAACTAACACTTCAGTTTGGTTCAGAATCGAACCACCCATTTAAGCAGATTTGTGGGACATAgaaagcaattttttttagcaaatagtaagattatatattaaatacgTAGCAATATAAAGTgattaaagattaaaaaatgaaatgaaataagaatACGAATAAAAAGACCACTGTTAAAATGGAAAAGCAAGTTCAAATCCGTTGATTCTACGTCAACATCATTTTTAAGTATAAAACGTCTTTGACCATTCCTAATCTTCAATGAATCTGCAATTGTTATGTTGCAAATTCGTTGAAGAAACAGCGCCCAACCAACAACGCGCTTTCTCCCTCAAGACTCAAGAGAGAGATTAGAGAATATATTCATACTGGATTTTAGTGTGGTGTGTTTGGAGATTGCTTTCTCTTTGATGCCTCCTCGATGGGACTGTTTTCCGACATCTGTGGTTGTCTACGCCGACGGATGAGCGCCGCCGCCGACGACTCTGCTGCGGACGTCGCGGAGGATACCTCCGATTTGTTCTACAAGCTCGAGACGCTGCAAATCGCCACGAACTTCTTCTCCGAGCTGAATCAGCTTGGCCACGGCGGATTCGGCCCCGTTTACAAggtaattcaatttcaattcaacCTAATTAATTCCTCTTTTCGgtacattttcttaattagctattcaaatttatatttgtcaTGGAGATTAATGATTCAAAATATGATTCAGTTCCACTTTTAGCCTAACAAAAGGGGCTGTTTATATTAAACTCCCTACGTTTAGCTATGAGCTACACGTGTTTTAATTGGGACGAGTATTCAGTTTTCGGATTGATTTTTGCCCAAACCAAAAAACTGGCAAATTTGGAATCAAATCGAACTGAACTAACTGTGAAATTGAAACCGGAAAACCGAAATCCAAACacaaaaaactgaaattgtataaaatatccaaaaaacaaaaataatccgaaaaaaacaataaatccaCAATTTGAAAATAGATGCACTTCAATAAAGGAGGTGTTGTTGTTCTGTTTAGTGTTTACAAAAAGTTGGATCATTTTCAATAGCTACTTAATTTTAtccttcattttaatttatgattagcAAGTTATTGCACTCTCACTTGAATCAAACTCTATCTATATCCACTCCCCTAAAACTTGAAAGCATCTGAATAAGTTGAGTTTGCTCACCTCTGGTTTTAATGCGCAATTGATAAAGTAGgaatggaaaaaagaaaacatgggtaaaatattagaaaaaaaaagataaaaaatgatgagaatattttcataaatggagatgaaattaattttggttgatagactaaatttataaaatgagactAATATTTGTGAATGAAGGAAGCACATTTCAGTCTCGTAGTAGAATTGTGACCAAGGAGAATAGAGTATGTGTTCTAAGTGTAATTTCCACATGTGAACATGATATCGATAAGCATTTAAGTTTGGAAATCccgatttaataaaaaaaaccatggtcaataaaattacaatggATAAATATCTTGAACTATAGGTGTTTAACTGCCACATGCagcaaaagagagaaaatggacGGAACAAAAATAGGGAacttttactctctcctcatCTTAACCAGAAAATTGTTTTGACTGAAAACCTGTAATagtaaatactccatccgttctaCTCTAGATGTCCACccttcctttttaatttttctcattcAAGATGATCATTTTCTATAGTTGAAAATAtatctctctcctctctccacaagtggcacgagatttttctctcttactcgACCTAATAACTACACCTAAAATCCCCTGCCACTTGTGGACATTTTgattgggacagagggagtatcatttttgaAGCCAACAGTTCACGGTAGATTATAATATAGACCTGAATGTAGGATGGAACTTGAGGAGTTCATAAAGTTATTTCAGAATTTTGTGTTtgtaaaatactccctccgtccacgaaatgTTGTCCAAGTTTGActtggcacgggttttaagaaatgtgaagaaaagtgagtgttaaaagttagtgaaatataggtcccacatttatatattgtttttataatagaatgtgagtgtaatgagttagttgaacGTGAggtccatttaccaaaaatggtaaaaagcaaagtggacaacatttcgcaaacggaccgaaatggcaaaactggacaatatttcacggacggagggagtaatgcTTTAACCACTTCCAGAAAAAGTTCCTTCATTTTATGCTCAACTAACTCTTTTTTCTAAGGTTCTTTATTACAAGACCAACTATCAAAAGATGTTGAGGACCTTTTTGGAGACTCTGTCAATATTAAGTTTGGAAATTATGTTAAAATCTTTGAAGCATAGTACAGTCGTTTATCAAACATTAGCATAGTACACCACTAACTTGTAGCCAGCTTTGATGTTTATGTGTTCatctaatttttgtttcagGGATTGATGTCAAATGGTCAAGAAGTTGCTGTAAAAAAGTTATCCTTGAATTCAAGACAAGGGATTAGAGAATTCACAAATGAGGTGAAATTATTGCTAAGGGTTCAGCATAAAAACCTAGTCATGTTGCTTGGATGCTGTGCGGAAGGACCTGAAAAGATGCTTATCTACGAGTATTTGCCCAACAAAAGTCTAGACTACTTTCTTTTTGGTACTTGATTCTAACTAGACGTGTAATCAAACATTCGTACATGATATATATCtgatttgttttgtacttGTGTCTTCCATGATAAAATTGATAGTTTTGCAGATAAGAAACAGTCTCCGCTTCTGGATTGGAGTAAACGATTCCATATAGTAAAAGGGATTGCACGAGGTCTTCTCTACTTGCACGAAGAGGCCCCTGAAAGGATAATTCACAGAGACATAAAGTGCAGTAACATATTACTTGATGATCGGTTAAGCCCCAAAATCTCGGATTTTGGTCTGGCAAGGTTGTTTCCAGGGGACGAGACTCATTTGAACACATTCCGGATTTCTGGAACTCAGTAAGCAGAAATATGCTATCTGTATCTGTCGatttctgttatttttccCATTTCTCCGTCTTCTTGTTAACATATGATGCAGTGGCTATATGGCTCCAGAGTATGCAATACATGGATATCTATCGGTGAAGACCGATGTCTTTAGTTTCGGTGTTTTGGTTCTGGAGATTGTTAGTGGAAGGAGAAATCATGATAGGTTTCTTGATGCAGACAAGGCGGActtgttaaattatgtaagTACATTACATTACTAGTATCATGGttgtgataaaatgcaaaatctaaatattgtacaaacttcaaactgTTGGCActgtgttgaaattttcttttgatgttattttgtcatccgttgatattttctgacggtccaaatcatagtttggagtttgtatttgattacatccactagtataatatagtaaaaagtaTAGATTGTAAGTCTAAAAagtattcatatatttttcacGTATTCTAAAAAGTTAAATCTGAAAATCATCTTATTTATAAACATTGTAAATGCAATAACTTTATATACATGGactttctgattttttactcaCGCTTCTAATATGTCTAGCTTAAATGTCGATGTGTTGAGTGATGTTGTCGCCATGTTGGCATTAATTTTCCACTTCTGCTTGGCACGGTAGCCAGAAATTGACATCCGTATAAGATATCGTACCAATTCCAAGTTCGTATATTCGGAGGcatgattttttgtttgtggaaaactaaattgaatgaaattttGCGTTTAGAGCGAATGGATTCTGATGCTACGTACCTTTGTAGGCATGGAGATTATATCAAGCTGAGAAGTCATTGCAACTAGTCGATGAAAGCCTCGAGAAACATTCCCGCGAAGAAGCTGCGATATGCATTCAATTGGGGCTGTTATGCTGCCAAGCTAGCGTTGCAGAAAGACCGGATATGAATGCAGTCCATCTCATGTTATCAAGCGATTCTTTCACTTTACCCAAGCCCGGGAAACCCGGAGTTCACGGCCGTGTAGGGCGGTGGACAACGGCCAGTTCTACTGGATTTACTAACAATACAAACGGTAGCAGCACCCAAACTGCTGCTACTACCAAGGCTGATACAACAAGTGTTTATGTTGATGAATTCTCCAGAAATTCAATTTCCTATTCGTCGATAGATGAAGGTAGATGAGCGAGCTACTTTGGTAATATAtcccattatttatttaagggtatataatatatatgttcTATAATTGTTCTCGTTTTTGTCATGTTAGTATCTGAGAGTTGCCCTATCTAAGGAATACAAACAAGTAAACTACTCCGTGTGTTCCATAGCAGTGGagttattttgccattttaatACATTAGTGTTAAtccacgtgcgatgcacgatagaatatttttttatcatatattttaaaattgttaattgattaattaaaatatgcaaatataactatataaaatttaaaaatagaaaaaatatactatataa is drawn from Salvia hispanica cultivar TCC Black 2014 chromosome 6, UniMelb_Shisp_WGS_1.0, whole genome shotgun sequence and contains these coding sequences:
- the LOC125196239 gene encoding cysteine-rich receptor-like protein kinase 29, yielding MGLFSDICGCLRRRMSAAADDSAADVAEDTSDLFYKLETLQIATNFFSELNQLGHGGFGPVYKGLMSNGQEVAVKKLSLNSRQGIREFTNEVKLLLRVQHKNLVMLLGCCAEGPEKMLIYEYLPNKSLDYFLFDKKQSPLLDWSKRFHIVKGIARGLLYLHEEAPERIIHRDIKCSNILLDDRLSPKISDFGLARLFPGDETHLNTFRISGTHGYMAPEYAIHGYLSVKTDVFSFGVLVLEIVSGRRNHDRFLDADKADLLNYAWRLYQAEKSLQLVDESLEKHSREEAAICIQLGLLCCQASVAERPDMNAVHLMLSSDSFTLPKPGKPGVHGRVGRWTTASSTGFTNNTNGSSTQTAATTKADTTSVYVDEFSRNSISYSSIDEGR